One Arthrobacter sp. FW306-07-I genomic window carries:
- a CDS encoding L-threonylcarbamoyladenylate synthase, giving the protein MARFFDVHPHDPQPRAIAQAVKIIRDGGLIAYPTDSCYALGAQMGNREALDRIRSIRHLDDKHHFTLVCRDFAQLGQFVNISNDVFRSIKAVTPGSYTFILPATREVPKRLLHPKKKTVGVRIPDNRVVQALLAELGEPLLSSTLLLPDEEEPLTVGWEIKERLDHQVDAVIDAGDCGAEPTTVVDFSSGVAEIVRRGMGDPSRFE; this is encoded by the coding sequence ATGGCCCGATTCTTTGATGTCCACCCCCACGACCCCCAGCCCCGCGCCATTGCGCAGGCGGTGAAGATCATCCGCGACGGCGGCCTGATCGCCTACCCCACCGACTCCTGCTACGCGCTGGGCGCTCAGATGGGCAACCGCGAGGCCCTGGACCGGATCAGGAGCATCCGGCACCTGGATGACAAGCACCACTTCACGCTGGTCTGCCGGGACTTCGCCCAGCTGGGGCAGTTCGTGAACATCAGTAATGACGTGTTCCGGAGCATCAAGGCCGTCACCCCCGGCAGCTACACGTTCATCCTGCCCGCCACCAGGGAAGTTCCCAAGCGCCTGCTCCATCCCAAGAAGAAGACCGTGGGCGTGCGTATCCCGGACAACCGCGTGGTGCAGGCGCTGCTGGCCGAACTGGGCGAGCCGCTGCTGTCCAGCACACTGCTTCTGCCGGATGAGGAGGAACCGCTGACCGTGGGCTGGGAGATCAAGGAGCGGCTGGACCACCAGGTGGATGCCGTCATCGACGCCGGGGACTGCGGCGCCGAGCCCACCACCGTGGTGGACTTCTCCAGCGGGGTCGCCGAGATTGTCCGGCGCGGCATGGGCGATCCGTCCAGGTTCGAATAA
- the hrpB gene encoding ATP-dependent helicase HrpB, translating to MTPLEGPLPADAFDLAAIGAGLAFEGSLSALRSVLESGSSPGAAVVQAPPGTGKTTLVPPLLANLYGRRGRVVVTQPRRVAARAAARRLSVLDGRGRGEGRVGYTVRGERQAGPGTRVEFVTPGILLHRLLADPGLDGTAAVVLDEVHERGLETDLLVGMLAEVRALRGDLAVVAMSATLDAPRFAGLLGDSDGGMPAPVVDCPSVNHPLEVQWIPAPGARLDARGVSRSFLDHVAAAAADAHARAIAAGQSVDALVFLPGAREVSHVAAALRTRTGRTVDVLELHGQVGAAEQDRAVSGRGPGDPPRIIVSTDLAESSLTVPGVRLVIDSGLAREPRRDSGRGMSGLVTVSCSRASADQRAGRAARQGPGTVVRCYSQQAYGAAPAHVTPEINVADLTSAALTLACWGAPGGRGLALPDAPPRLAMEDAVEVLRELGAVSDDGQVTKAGRALAGIPADPRLARALLDGGASHGQQLAAEVVAALSGDNRAPGADLPRLLAQLRADPGPAGRRWAEEAKRLAGLARRQKTAAVAGPAIPATGGEAVGAVVALAFPDRVARRVPASGGAGQYLLTSGTRAGLPVGSSLSGEEWVAVAEVSRTEGRAAAGTGAVIRAAAPLSAAMAERAAANLLAETVDTEFRGGRVSARRTRRLGAIVLSATPVRPTAEQGRRAVAAALQSGGLSTLAWSASASVLRRRLAFLHHGLGAPWPDMSDSALLSRLEDWLGPELEELAAGKPVGSLDLAQPLRRLLPWPEAARLDELAPEGLDVPSGAKVRIDYPEPGDGAAAPVVAVKLQECFGLAESPRLLGGRVPVLFHLLSPARRPLAVTDDLTSFWSGPYSQVRAEMRGRYPKHPWPEDPWSAPATARTKQRR from the coding sequence ATGACTCCCCTTGAGGGCCCTCTGCCCGCCGACGCCTTCGACCTTGCGGCCATCGGCGCCGGGCTTGCCTTCGAGGGTTCCCTGTCCGCATTGCGCAGCGTACTGGAAAGCGGCAGCTCACCCGGCGCAGCTGTGGTGCAGGCGCCGCCCGGAACAGGAAAGACCACGCTCGTCCCGCCGCTGCTGGCGAATCTGTACGGCCGGCGCGGGCGCGTCGTCGTCACCCAGCCGCGCCGTGTTGCCGCCCGGGCCGCTGCCCGCCGGCTCTCCGTCCTGGACGGAAGGGGGCGGGGGGAAGGCCGCGTGGGCTACACCGTCCGCGGGGAACGCCAGGCAGGCCCCGGCACCCGGGTCGAATTTGTCACCCCGGGCATCCTGCTCCACCGCCTGCTGGCCGATCCCGGGCTTGACGGGACCGCCGCCGTCGTCCTGGACGAGGTGCACGAACGTGGGCTGGAAACCGACCTCCTGGTGGGCATGCTCGCGGAGGTCCGGGCGCTCAGGGGCGACCTCGCCGTCGTCGCCATGTCTGCAACGCTGGACGCGCCAAGGTTCGCCGGGCTGCTGGGGGATTCCGACGGCGGCATGCCGGCACCCGTGGTCGACTGTCCTTCCGTGAACCATCCGTTGGAGGTCCAGTGGATCCCGGCGCCAGGGGCGCGGCTGGACGCCAGGGGGGTGAGCCGTTCCTTCCTGGACCATGTGGCCGCGGCAGCGGCGGACGCCCACGCCCGCGCCATCGCCGCCGGCCAGTCAGTGGACGCCCTCGTGTTCCTCCCTGGCGCCCGGGAGGTCTCCCACGTTGCAGCAGCGCTGCGTACCCGCACTGGTCGCACCGTGGACGTCCTCGAACTCCACGGCCAGGTGGGCGCGGCGGAGCAGGACAGGGCGGTGTCGGGACGCGGTCCCGGTGACCCGCCGCGGATCATCGTCTCCACCGATCTTGCCGAGTCTTCCCTGACGGTGCCCGGCGTCCGGCTGGTCATCGACTCCGGGCTCGCGCGCGAGCCGCGGCGGGACTCCGGCCGGGGCATGAGCGGGCTGGTGACGGTCTCCTGCTCCCGCGCGTCCGCCGACCAGCGTGCCGGCCGCGCCGCGCGGCAAGGGCCGGGAACGGTGGTCCGCTGCTACTCGCAGCAGGCATACGGGGCGGCCCCCGCCCACGTGACGCCGGAAATCAACGTGGCCGACCTGACAAGTGCCGCCCTCACACTGGCCTGCTGGGGTGCCCCGGGCGGAAGGGGGCTCGCCCTTCCGGATGCACCCCCGCGGCTGGCCATGGAGGACGCCGTCGAGGTGCTCCGCGAGCTGGGCGCCGTGTCCGACGACGGCCAGGTGACGAAGGCGGGGCGCGCCCTTGCCGGGATACCCGCCGATCCCCGGTTGGCCCGGGCATTGCTCGACGGCGGCGCCTCCCATGGCCAGCAGCTCGCCGCCGAGGTGGTGGCGGCGCTCTCCGGGGACAACCGTGCCCCCGGAGCCGACCTGCCCCGCCTCCTCGCCCAGCTCCGTGCCGACCCGGGCCCCGCGGGCCGCCGCTGGGCAGAAGAGGCCAAGCGCCTGGCTGGCCTGGCACGGCGGCAAAAAACCGCTGCCGTGGCAGGCCCTGCCATACCTGCCACCGGCGGCGAAGCTGTAGGGGCCGTCGTCGCCCTCGCCTTTCCGGACCGGGTGGCCCGCCGCGTTCCCGCCAGCGGGGGCGCCGGGCAGTACTTACTTACATCCGGTACCAGGGCCGGCCTGCCCGTTGGCAGCAGCCTGTCGGGGGAGGAATGGGTGGCCGTGGCGGAAGTGTCCCGGACGGAGGGCCGGGCCGCTGCCGGAACCGGCGCCGTGATCCGCGCGGCTGCACCCCTTTCGGCGGCGATGGCCGAAAGGGCCGCGGCGAACCTGCTGGCCGAGACGGTGGACACCGAATTCCGTGGCGGCCGGGTGAGTGCGCGAAGGACCAGGCGGCTCGGGGCCATCGTGCTGTCCGCCACGCCGGTCCGCCCCACGGCAGAGCAGGGCAGGAGGGCCGTGGCGGCGGCGCTTCAGTCCGGGGGGCTCTCGACGCTGGCATGGTCAGCGTCGGCGTCCGTATTGAGGCGCAGGCTCGCCTTCCTGCATCACGGGCTGGGAGCGCCCTGGCCCGATATGTCGGACAGTGCACTGCTGTCGCGGCTGGAAGACTGGCTGGGGCCGGAGCTGGAAGAGCTCGCCGCCGGCAAGCCGGTGGGTTCCCTCGACCTGGCCCAGCCCCTGCGCCGCCTGCTGCCGTGGCCCGAAGCCGCCCGGCTGGACGAGCTCGCCCCGGAAGGACTTGACGTGCCCAGCGGCGCCAAAGTCCGGATTGACTACCCGGAGCCCGGTGACGGCGCGGCTGCCCCGGTGGTGGCGGTGAAACTGCAGGAGTGCTTCGGCCTGGCCGAATCCCCGAGGCTGCTGGGAGGCAGGGTGCCGGTGCTGTTCCACCTGCTTTCGCCGGCCCGCCGCCCCCTCGCCGTCACCGATGACCTCACCTCATTCTGGTCGGGACCGTACAGCCAGGTACGTGCGGAAATGCGGGGCCGCTACCCCAAGCATCCGTGGCCGGAAGACCCCTGGTCCGCCCCGGCCACGGCACGGACCAAGCAGCGCAGGTAG
- a CDS encoding alpha/beta hydrolase family protein produces MPASEQQLTITAGDATFSAVYARPAEPTATVVVAHGAGAGMEHPFLRGFSDALNRLGLATLRFNFPYREAGRKFPDRPPAAIAAWRAAMAAARSQAEAHADRGPVWAAGKSFGGRMASMAVAEGMNAAGLVYLGYPLHAPGKPDKLRDEHLYGLTTPMLFLQGTRDTFATADILSDVVSRIGPSAVLQWVEGGDHSFAVAGKKRPADEVGASLAAPVADFIAAHS; encoded by the coding sequence ATGCCAGCCTCCGAACAGCAGCTCACCATCACCGCAGGTGACGCCACCTTTTCCGCCGTCTATGCCCGCCCCGCGGAGCCCACCGCAACCGTGGTGGTGGCACACGGCGCAGGCGCGGGCATGGAGCACCCGTTCCTCCGCGGCTTCAGTGATGCCCTCAACCGCCTGGGCCTGGCCACCCTGCGCTTCAACTTCCCTTACCGGGAGGCAGGGCGGAAGTTTCCCGACCGCCCTCCCGCGGCGATTGCCGCCTGGCGGGCCGCGATGGCTGCGGCCCGGTCACAGGCTGAAGCGCATGCTGACCGCGGCCCGGTGTGGGCTGCCGGCAAGTCGTTCGGCGGACGAATGGCCTCCATGGCCGTGGCCGAGGGGATGAACGCCGCAGGCCTGGTGTACCTGGGCTACCCCCTGCACGCTCCGGGGAAACCCGACAAGCTCCGGGACGAACACCTGTACGGGCTTACCACGCCCATGCTGTTCCTGCAGGGGACCCGGGACACCTTTGCCACCGCCGACATCCTGTCGGACGTCGTGTCCCGGATCGGGCCCAGTGCCGTCCTGCAGTGGGTTGAAGGCGGTGACCACTCGTTCGCGGTGGCGGGCAAGAAGCGCCCCGCCGACGAGGTGGGGGCGTCCTTGGCCGCCCCGGTCGCCGACTTCATTGCAGCGCACTCCTAA
- a CDS encoding flavin reductase family protein yields MTVTSDLAPRRLRDIFGTFASGLTVITSSTPDGPAGFTCQSFASLSLDPALITFSPARTSTTWPVLRKAGSFTVNILPAEHQHLAGQFARSGADKFAGVSHTSSPLGNPVLDDALAWIDCELHAEYDGGDHTIVVAAVRHLHARHDAEPLLFYKGRYAGLAPAESLLEAAG; encoded by the coding sequence ATGACAGTCACTTCAGATCTTGCCCCGCGCCGCCTGCGCGATATTTTCGGAACATTCGCCAGTGGCCTGACCGTAATTACCAGTTCCACTCCGGACGGGCCCGCCGGTTTTACCTGCCAGTCCTTCGCATCCCTGTCGTTGGATCCTGCCCTAATCACGTTCAGCCCGGCGCGCACCTCAACCACGTGGCCGGTGCTGCGGAAGGCCGGTTCCTTCACCGTCAACATCCTCCCGGCAGAACACCAGCACCTCGCGGGGCAGTTCGCCCGCTCGGGAGCAGATAAGTTTGCCGGCGTCAGCCACACCTCCTCGCCGCTGGGAAATCCCGTGCTCGATGATGCGCTCGCGTGGATCGACTGCGAGCTCCACGCAGAGTACGACGGCGGCGACCACACCATCGTGGTGGCCGCGGTGCGGCACCTCCACGCGCGGCACGACGCCGAACCGCTGCTCTTCTACAAGGGCCGGTACGCCGGCCTTGCGCCGGCGGAGAGCCTGCTCGAAGCGGCGGGCTGA
- a CDS encoding 5'-3' exonuclease — protein MPQRLMLLDTASLYFRAFYGLPDTIRHPDGTPVNAVRGLLDMIARLTIDYQATHLVACWDDDWRPQWRVDLLPTYKAHRVARAVPDGTDVEVVPEGLEAQLPMIRRVLELAGIAIVGAAHHEADDVVGTYASQSAFPVDVVTGDRDLFQVCDDERGVRVIYTARGMKNLEVITEESVVAKYKVLPQQYADYATLRGDASDGLPGVAGIGEKTASSLLLKHGTLERLLAAAEEPDGGVSGPVQAKLAAAAAYLEAAPAVVRLVRDLELPTLDEAGALLHPVSGERRAELERLAADWNLGGSVRRLLAALDQRG, from the coding sequence ATGCCCCAGCGCCTCATGCTGCTCGACACTGCCTCCCTCTACTTCCGTGCCTTCTACGGCCTCCCGGACACCATCCGCCATCCGGACGGTACGCCGGTCAACGCCGTCCGCGGACTGCTGGACATGATCGCCCGGCTCACCATCGACTACCAGGCCACCCATCTTGTGGCTTGCTGGGACGATGACTGGCGGCCCCAATGGCGGGTGGACCTGCTTCCCACCTACAAGGCCCACCGGGTGGCCCGGGCGGTACCGGATGGCACGGACGTTGAGGTGGTCCCGGAGGGGCTCGAAGCGCAGCTGCCCATGATCCGCAGGGTGCTGGAGCTGGCCGGCATCGCGATCGTCGGCGCGGCCCACCATGAGGCCGACGACGTCGTTGGGACTTATGCGAGCCAGTCTGCCTTTCCGGTGGACGTCGTCACGGGCGACCGTGACCTTTTCCAGGTCTGCGATGACGAGCGCGGCGTCCGGGTGATCTACACCGCCCGCGGCATGAAGAACCTCGAAGTCATCACGGAAGAAAGCGTGGTGGCCAAGTACAAGGTGCTGCCGCAGCAGTACGCCGATTATGCAACCTTGCGCGGGGATGCCTCCGACGGCCTGCCCGGCGTGGCGGGAATCGGGGAGAAGACGGCTTCGTCCCTGCTGCTCAAGCACGGCACCCTGGAACGCCTGCTGGCAGCGGCGGAAGAGCCCGACGGCGGGGTATCCGGTCCTGTCCAGGCCAAGCTGGCTGCCGCCGCCGCGTACCTTGAAGCAGCCCCCGCCGTCGTCCGCCTGGTGCGGGACCTGGAACTTCCCACCCTTGACGAAGCCGGCGCCCTCCTGCACCCCGTGAGCGGCGAGCGGCGCGCCGAACTCGAGCGGCTTGCCGCCGACTGGAACCTGGGCGGATCGGTCCGGCGGCTGCTGGCCGCGCTGGACCAGCGCGGCTAG
- a CDS encoding DUF4118 domain-containing protein, which translates to MARERIVIGLNGSGEGDLLVRRAAKLLERAGEGDVLAVHVRTPSGAQGESPHALEAQRQLVAGLGGSYHALSSGDVAGALLDYARAHDATHILVGQSRRRFAVLSGGSVEAKVVRGAGDIDVQVVPRPAVSRPSLSRGAGQRTALGRRRVMIGFALAAALPAGLQLLLAVFDHSVATAALLQLAGAVAVALVGGLWPAIAGALWSSVLVNYFSTPPLRDLAIHDPQDVLSLAVFAGVAVAVAGVVDRSARRSKEAATARAEAATLADLALAASRDEDNLKGLLAEAVNVFGATGAAVLARPGAGPGTDGHASAGGSDGPGTAVKDDAGSDVGLGGWQVVAAAGDAADRLRGPLAGVPATGTPATTVEQVDEETSLVLLGREVPPSGRRLLAAFAVHVKAQLERRQLAATRTEMLRLAEGNAMRTAILRAVSHDLRTPLAGIKLAAGGLLQHGVAYTPAEQHDLLETIDECTDRLDLLVANLLDMSRITAQSVEPLLGPVRWSEAVEAALRGLPRGAVRVALPANMPPVDADAGLLERAVANILENALKYAAGTAVVVAGVAGGSVLDGHPCGELQIIDHGPGVPARKVVEMFRPFQRLDDTSTSTGIGLGLSVAQGFVQSMRGTLTARETPGGGLTMVIRLPLSTGIPASAPAGGSPGIHTAAGVQP; encoded by the coding sequence ATGGCTAGGGAACGCATCGTCATCGGCCTTAACGGCAGCGGCGAGGGAGACCTCCTGGTGCGCCGCGCCGCGAAGCTCCTGGAGCGGGCGGGCGAAGGTGACGTCCTTGCCGTCCACGTCCGGACCCCGTCCGGCGCGCAGGGCGAGTCGCCGCATGCGCTGGAGGCCCAGCGGCAGCTCGTCGCAGGGCTCGGCGGCAGCTATCACGCGCTTTCGTCCGGCGACGTCGCCGGGGCCCTGCTCGACTATGCCCGCGCGCACGATGCCACGCACATCCTGGTAGGGCAGAGCCGCCGCAGGTTTGCCGTCCTGTCCGGCGGCAGCGTGGAAGCGAAGGTGGTGCGCGGTGCCGGGGACATCGATGTCCAGGTGGTGCCCCGGCCTGCGGTGTCCCGGCCATCCCTGTCCAGGGGCGCCGGGCAGCGGACCGCATTGGGGCGGCGCAGGGTGATGATCGGGTTTGCGCTCGCCGCCGCGCTTCCGGCCGGGCTGCAACTGCTGTTGGCAGTCTTTGACCACAGCGTGGCCACGGCGGCACTGCTGCAGCTGGCCGGCGCGGTGGCCGTCGCCCTGGTGGGGGGCCTCTGGCCCGCGATTGCGGGAGCATTATGGAGCAGCGTGCTGGTCAACTACTTTTCCACGCCGCCGCTGCGGGATCTTGCCATCCACGACCCTCAGGACGTCCTGTCGCTGGCTGTGTTCGCCGGGGTTGCCGTTGCGGTGGCAGGGGTGGTGGACCGGTCTGCCCGGCGGTCCAAGGAGGCTGCCACGGCACGGGCCGAAGCAGCCACCCTGGCCGATCTGGCCCTCGCGGCGTCCCGGGACGAGGACAACCTGAAGGGGCTTTTGGCTGAAGCGGTGAACGTTTTCGGCGCCACCGGCGCCGCTGTCCTGGCCCGGCCCGGCGCCGGACCCGGTACCGATGGGCACGCGTCCGCCGGGGGCAGTGACGGGCCGGGCACGGCAGTGAAGGACGACGCCGGATCGGACGTTGGGCTGGGCGGCTGGCAGGTGGTTGCCGCAGCCGGGGATGCCGCGGACCGGCTGCGGGGGCCCCTGGCCGGGGTTCCCGCCACCGGAACTCCCGCTACCACCGTTGAGCAGGTGGATGAGGAAACCTCGCTGGTGCTGCTGGGGCGTGAGGTTCCACCGTCCGGGCGCAGGCTGCTGGCCGCTTTCGCGGTCCACGTCAAAGCACAGCTCGAGCGCCGCCAGCTGGCAGCCACCCGCACCGAAATGCTCCGCCTCGCGGAGGGAAACGCCATGCGCACTGCCATCCTCCGGGCAGTGTCCCACGACCTCCGTACGCCCCTGGCCGGCATCAAGCTGGCTGCCGGCGGGCTCCTGCAGCACGGCGTCGCCTACACCCCGGCGGAGCAGCATGACCTGCTGGAGACCATCGATGAGTGCACGGACAGGCTGGACCTGCTGGTGGCCAACCTCCTGGACATGTCGCGGATCACCGCGCAATCGGTGGAACCGCTGCTGGGCCCGGTCCGCTGGTCCGAGGCCGTTGAAGCTGCTTTACGGGGCCTGCCCCGGGGAGCGGTGAGGGTGGCGCTGCCGGCCAACATGCCCCCGGTGGATGCCGATGCCGGCCTGCTGGAGAGGGCGGTGGCCAACATCCTGGAAAACGCGCTGAAGTATGCCGCGGGCACGGCTGTAGTGGTGGCAGGCGTTGCCGGCGGCAGTGTCCTGGACGGTCATCCCTGTGGAGAGTTGCAGATCATTGACCACGGCCCCGGCGTTCCGGCCCGCAAAGTGGTGGAGATGTTCCGTCCGTTCCAGCGGCTCGACGACACATCCACGTCCACCGGGATCGGACTGGGACTCTCGGTGGCGCAGGGCTTCGTCCAGTCGATGCGGGGAACGCTCACCGCCAGGGAAACCCCGGGCGGCGGCCTGACCATGGTGATCCGCCTGCCCCTCTCTACCGGCATACCGGCCAGCGCCCCCGCCGGCGGCAGCCCCGGCATTCACACGGCTGCCGGGGTGCAGCCATGA
- the ligD gene encoding non-homologous end-joining DNA ligase, giving the protein MASEQTTITVQGPHGPREMRISSPSRVLWPDLGLTKLDLVNYICDVGEAFIAANGDRPVALQRFSGNIDGEQFFSKNPPKGTPDFIRSVKVVYPSARSHPQLVFDEPAAAVWAVQMNTVVFHPWPSRAENTDNPDQLRIDLDPQPGTDFDDAVPAALVLKEVLAEAGLTCFIKTSGNRGLHVYAPIEPTREFLDVRHAVIAAAREVERRIPDRVTTAWWKEERGRRVFLDFNQANRDRTIAGAYSPRALPHAPVSCPITWDELEHADPKNFTILTVPGRLKAVGDPWADFSASPGTIDTLLEWWDRDCKAGLGELPFPPDYPKMPGEPPRVQPSRARKQD; this is encoded by the coding sequence ATGGCGAGTGAACAGACCACCATCACAGTGCAGGGTCCCCACGGTCCGCGGGAGATGCGGATTTCCAGTCCCAGCCGGGTCCTGTGGCCGGACCTGGGCCTCACCAAGCTGGACCTGGTGAACTACATCTGCGATGTGGGGGAGGCGTTCATCGCCGCCAACGGGGACCGGCCGGTGGCGCTGCAAAGATTTTCCGGCAACATCGACGGTGAACAGTTCTTCTCCAAGAACCCGCCCAAGGGCACGCCGGACTTCATCCGCTCAGTCAAAGTGGTCTACCCCAGTGCCCGGTCCCACCCGCAGCTGGTGTTCGATGAGCCCGCGGCCGCCGTCTGGGCCGTCCAGATGAACACGGTGGTGTTCCACCCCTGGCCTTCGCGCGCAGAAAACACCGACAACCCGGACCAGCTGCGCATCGACCTCGACCCGCAGCCCGGCACCGACTTCGATGACGCCGTCCCCGCCGCCCTGGTGCTGAAGGAGGTCCTCGCCGAGGCCGGGCTGACCTGCTTCATCAAGACTTCCGGAAACCGCGGACTCCACGTCTATGCGCCCATCGAACCCACCCGCGAGTTCCTGGACGTCAGGCATGCAGTCATCGCCGCTGCCCGGGAAGTGGAGCGGCGCATCCCGGACAGAGTGACCACTGCCTGGTGGAAGGAAGAACGGGGCCGGCGCGTGTTCCTGGACTTCAACCAGGCCAACCGCGACCGCACCATCGCCGGCGCATACAGCCCGCGGGCGCTTCCGCACGCCCCAGTCTCATGCCCCATTACATGGGACGAACTGGAGCACGCCGATCCGAAAAACTTCACCATCCTCACCGTCCCCGGACGGCTGAAGGCGGTGGGCGATCCCTGGGCGGATTTCAGTGCAAGCCCCGGCACCATCGATACTCTGCTGGAGTGGTGGGACCGCGACTGCAAGGCCGGCCTGGGCGAGTTGCCCTTTCCGCCGGACTACCCCAAGATGCCGGGGGAACCGCCGAGGGTCCAGCCCAGCAGGGCACGCAAGCAGGACTAA